A window of Brevibacterium ihuae contains these coding sequences:
- the argC gene encoding N-acetyl-gamma-glutamyl-phosphate reductase has protein sequence MSGFTVAVSGATGYAGGEVLRLLSGHPDLHVTTVCGHSTAGSRLGEHQPHLVAYADMTVEESTAEVLAGHDVVVLALPHGASGAIAAALAESSPDTLIVDLAADHRLESAAAWEQFYGSAHPGTWTYGLPELLRAGGGRQRELLRDTRRIAVPGCNVTAVTLGLQPLLAAGLIDPGRLTAVLANGVSGAGKALKPHLLAAEVLGDASPYGTAGTHRHVPEIEQNLAGVLGQPAVGSDVRISFTPTLVPMSRGILATLSAPLTAEASTEDVRAVIAETYAAERFVRLLPEGQWPHTAATTGANTAHLQTAVDSRAGTVLVSVALDNLVRGTAGQALQSAHLALGLEESTALPTEGVAP, from the coding sequence ATGTCGGGTTTCACTGTCGCCGTCTCAGGGGCCACCGGGTACGCCGGGGGCGAGGTCCTGCGCCTCCTGAGCGGGCATCCAGACCTTCACGTTACAACCGTGTGCGGCCATTCGACAGCGGGATCGCGGCTCGGCGAGCACCAGCCGCACCTCGTCGCCTATGCCGACATGACCGTGGAGGAATCGACCGCCGAGGTCCTCGCCGGACACGACGTCGTCGTCCTCGCCCTGCCGCACGGTGCCTCCGGCGCGATCGCCGCCGCGCTCGCCGAGTCCTCGCCGGACACCCTCATCGTCGATCTCGCCGCCGACCACCGCCTCGAATCCGCGGCCGCCTGGGAGCAGTTCTACGGCTCCGCGCACCCGGGCACGTGGACGTACGGGCTGCCCGAGCTCCTTCGCGCCGGCGGCGGGCGACAGCGCGAGCTCCTCCGCGACACCCGCCGCATCGCGGTCCCTGGCTGCAACGTCACCGCCGTGACGCTCGGCCTCCAGCCGCTGCTCGCCGCCGGCCTCATCGACCCCGGGCGGCTCACCGCAGTGCTCGCCAACGGGGTGTCCGGCGCGGGCAAGGCGCTCAAGCCCCACCTGCTCGCCGCCGAGGTGCTCGGCGACGCGTCCCCGTACGGCACCGCCGGCACCCACCGGCACGTCCCGGAGATCGAGCAGAACCTCGCCGGGGTGCTCGGCCAGCCGGCCGTCGGCTCCGACGTCCGGATCTCCTTCACCCCGACCCTCGTCCCGATGTCCCGCGGGATCCTCGCGACCCTGAGCGCGCCGCTCACCGCGGAGGCGAGCACCGAGGACGTCCGCGCGGTCATCGCGGAGACCTACGCCGCGGAGCGTTTCGTCCGCCTCCTCCCGGAGGGACAGTGGCCGCACACCGCGGCGACGACCGGGGCGAACACCGCGCACCTCCAGACGGCCGTCGACTCCCGCGCCGGCACCGTGCTCGTGTCCGTCGCGCTCGACAACCTCGTGCGCGGCACCGCCGGCCAGGCGCTCCAGTCCGCCCACCTCGCTCTCGGACTCGAGGAGTCCACCGCACTGCCCACCGAAGGAGTCGCCCCATGA
- a CDS encoding quinone oxidoreductase family protein translates to MHAVHATRKGGPEVLEYVELPDPTAGPGELLVAVEAAGINFIDTYRRSGMYPMEFPHIVGVEGAGTVEAVGEGVPGFSPGDRVAWHDAPGSYAEKVAVRADMVMRVPDGVSAEAAAAIPLQGLTAQYLATGSHRIEPGQTALVHAAAGGVGLLLTQIIGHLGGRVIGTVGTEEKAELARAAGADEVFLYGEGVDIAARVRELTDGAGVDVAYDGVGKDTFDASLASLKVRGSMVLFGAASGAVPPFDIQRLNSSGGIFLSRPSLQWFVTNPEELAERSAMLFDGLENGWLDFRVGSTFPLAEAAEAHRALEGRKTTGKVVLLP, encoded by the coding sequence ATGCACGCTGTCCACGCCACCCGCAAGGGCGGACCCGAGGTCCTCGAATACGTCGAGCTGCCGGACCCCACCGCGGGTCCCGGTGAGCTGCTCGTCGCCGTCGAGGCCGCCGGCATCAACTTCATCGACACCTACCGCCGCTCGGGGATGTACCCGATGGAGTTCCCGCACATCGTCGGCGTCGAGGGCGCCGGGACGGTCGAGGCCGTCGGCGAGGGCGTCCCCGGGTTCTCCCCCGGCGACCGGGTCGCCTGGCACGATGCGCCCGGCTCCTATGCGGAGAAGGTCGCCGTCCGCGCGGACATGGTCATGCGGGTGCCGGACGGAGTGTCCGCCGAGGCCGCGGCCGCGATCCCGCTCCAGGGACTCACCGCGCAGTACCTCGCGACGGGCTCGCACCGGATCGAGCCCGGCCAGACCGCGCTCGTCCACGCCGCCGCCGGCGGGGTGGGCCTGCTCCTCACCCAGATCATCGGGCACCTCGGCGGTCGGGTCATCGGCACGGTGGGCACCGAGGAGAAGGCGGAGCTCGCCCGGGCCGCCGGGGCCGACGAGGTGTTCCTCTACGGCGAGGGCGTCGACATCGCCGCACGGGTCCGCGAGCTCACCGACGGCGCCGGCGTCGACGTCGCCTACGACGGCGTCGGGAAGGACACCTTCGACGCCTCGCTCGCCTCCCTGAAAGTGCGCGGCTCGATGGTGCTGTTCGGTGCGGCCTCCGGTGCCGTGCCGCCCTTCGACATCCAGCGGCTCAACTCCTCCGGCGGGATCTTCCTGTCCCGGCCGTCGCTCCAGTGGTTCGTCACGAACCCCGAGGAGCTCGCCGAGCGCTCGGCGATGCTCTTCGACGGCCTGGAGAACGGCTGGCTCGACTTCCGGGTCGGGTCGACCTTCCCGCTCGCCGAGGCCGCCGAGGCCCACCGCGCACTCGAGGGGCGCAAGACCACCGGCAAGGTCGTCCTCCTGCCCTGA
- a CDS encoding LysE family translocator, producing MTGAEFIAFLGAALILAVTPGPDTFLTIRYGAQSFRRGIVYASAAACGITVWAILALSGIAALLQSHPTARTVLAVCGGIYLTFLGVRTLWGVWTAERALRSRTASVRAVLVAAGGAGAQETAAASGAPASAPALVPVTTSGEVHAGIAAPDGEVILDPTDPSVETATSGRGVDRRRSPFPVGLLSSLTNPKTGMFFLALFPAFLPSEQGVGLIAVLVLTIVAVFALYSLLLVATAAGLGRRLEGRRGALAMDLVSGGVLVLLGLSIPFL from the coding sequence ATGACCGGCGCGGAGTTCATCGCCTTCCTCGGAGCGGCACTCATCCTCGCGGTGACGCCGGGGCCCGACACCTTCCTCACCATCCGCTACGGCGCGCAGTCGTTCCGCCGGGGGATCGTCTACGCCTCCGCGGCCGCGTGCGGCATCACCGTGTGGGCGATCCTCGCGCTGTCCGGGATCGCCGCCCTGCTCCAGAGCCATCCGACGGCGCGCACCGTCCTCGCGGTGTGCGGCGGCATCTACCTGACGTTCCTCGGCGTGCGCACCCTGTGGGGCGTCTGGACCGCGGAGCGCGCCCTCCGCTCCCGCACCGCCTCCGTCCGCGCGGTGCTCGTCGCAGCGGGCGGCGCCGGTGCCCAGGAGACCGCGGCGGCCTCGGGCGCCCCCGCTTCCGCTCCGGCCCTCGTGCCCGTGACGACGAGCGGTGAGGTCCATGCCGGGATCGCTGCTCCCGACGGCGAGGTCATCCTCGACCCCACCGACCCGTCCGTCGAGACCGCGACGAGCGGCCGCGGCGTCGACCGCCGCCGCTCGCCGTTCCCGGTCGGACTGCTCAGCAGCCTGACGAACCCGAAGACCGGGATGTTCTTCCTCGCGCTGTTCCCCGCGTTCCTCCCGAGCGAGCAGGGGGTCGGTCTCATCGCCGTCCTCGTCCTCACCATCGTCGCGGTGTTCGCGCTCTACTCCCTCCTCCTCGTCGCCACCGCCGCCGGGCTCGGCCGCCGGCTCGAGGGCAGGCGCGGCGCGCTCGCCATGGACCTCGTGTCCGGCGGGGTGCTCGTCCTCCTCGGACTCTCGATCCCGTTCCTCTGA
- a CDS encoding LysR family transcriptional regulator: MQNLHRLRVWRAVVASGSVQQAARNLGNSPATVSQHIIALQREVAAPLYRRDGRGIAVTEAGHALAARSEALLAGAADLQTFVDRLAAGPATRLTLGSFSSATTVWLPDVLRAAQLRFPGLHMEILANEPAPPGERAFADIEVRAESGLADPVRMRGHDRDELLDDAYVVVTEADHPLAQAPEVRMAELAEHALVDLHVQGSPSGEVIDEAARAAGLDLRYAAGADDHHGVLAMVAAGMGVTVLPLLATLDLPAGLVVRPLLDPTPVRRIVLHVRQTMSALPHVVFLRREIGRVARAYAEDLAARGPQGTAI; the protein is encoded by the coding sequence ATGCAGAATCTCCACCGCCTCCGGGTGTGGCGCGCGGTCGTCGCGAGCGGCTCCGTGCAGCAGGCCGCGCGCAATCTCGGGAACTCCCCCGCGACGGTGAGCCAGCACATCATCGCGCTCCAGCGCGAGGTCGCAGCCCCCCTCTACCGCCGGGACGGCCGCGGCATCGCCGTCACCGAGGCGGGGCACGCGCTCGCCGCCCGCTCCGAGGCCCTCCTCGCCGGGGCGGCCGACCTGCAGACGTTCGTCGACCGGCTCGCGGCGGGGCCGGCGACGCGGCTCACCCTCGGCAGCTTCTCCTCGGCGACGACGGTGTGGCTGCCCGATGTCCTCCGCGCCGCCCAGCTCCGCTTCCCCGGTCTCCACATGGAGATCCTCGCCAACGAGCCCGCACCGCCCGGCGAGCGCGCCTTCGCCGACATCGAGGTGCGCGCGGAGTCCGGTCTCGCAGATCCGGTGCGGATGCGCGGCCACGATCGCGACGAGCTCCTCGACGACGCGTACGTCGTCGTCACCGAGGCCGACCACCCGCTCGCGCAGGCCCCGGAGGTGCGGATGGCCGAGCTCGCCGAGCACGCGCTCGTCGACCTCCATGTGCAGGGCAGTCCGTCCGGCGAGGTCATCGACGAGGCGGCCCGCGCGGCCGGGCTCGACCTCCGCTATGCGGCCGGCGCCGACGACCACCACGGGGTGCTCGCGATGGTCGCGGCGGGAATGGGGGTCACCGTGCTGCCGCTGCTCGCGACGCTCGACCTGCCCGCAGGGCTCGTCGTGCGCCCGCTCCTCGATCCCACACCCGTGCGCCGGATCGTTCTCCACGTCCGCCAGACGATGTCGGCCCTGCCCCACGTCGTATTCCTCCGCCGGGAGATCGGCCGGGTCGCCCGGGCCTACGCGGAGGACCTCGCCGCTCGGGGCCCGCAGGGGACGGCTATCTGA
- a CDS encoding ABC1 kinase family protein has translation MNILWSILLGLLNAVVVGVLVRRTISVGTGALRNTVVSVVIGMSLWPITLQAYEMFGISQGGDIPWIEMSFPAVMVFLLVFAWLIVVQMAILLAIELVLPSGSFTHLLRSATRVPVWYRRVSRLSQIQRILLRYGLARYMRPRIPTLRVSTREIAKTTAEAFAAAGVTFVKLGQFVATRADMVPPEFVEEFSKLQSDVPAVPFEDIRVELESAWGRPVHEVFAEFDTVPLAAASVAQVYRAVAFDGTEVVVKVQRPKLRRQVRADSDIVMTLAERLERTAGWARSIGVTAIARGFLETLAEELDYRGELRQTIALRNATSHLEDSVVRIPQVYPELSGERVIVLERIRGVPLAKAGPVLEGLSDIARADIARDLFLMVARQVLIKGIFHADLHAGNIMIDTSGRAGLIDFGSVGRIDRRDRRDITLLLLAFEHQNSEAAMNAVLDIFGTPVGIDLRSMQRDIGQIMLQFEGGMPAGSSALFGELLEFVMAQGFEMPSAVANAFRAISTLEGSLRILDPSIDLLDMVREHADELMRESRDLAESAENLTLYVGSTLPVLASLPVELSRVVKHLQDGTLDIGTSGLNIDLIKNLVRSTVDQFIQVIIATAFILGGVMMMTADFGPPLAPDLRLFTYFGAWVLLVGFVLSAVVLAPALRERRFR, from the coding sequence GTGAACATCCTCTGGTCGATCCTGCTCGGTCTGCTCAACGCCGTCGTCGTCGGCGTGCTCGTCCGGCGCACGATCTCGGTGGGCACCGGGGCGCTCCGCAACACCGTCGTCTCCGTCGTCATCGGCATGTCCCTGTGGCCGATCACCCTCCAGGCCTACGAGATGTTCGGCATCTCGCAGGGCGGGGACATCCCGTGGATCGAGATGAGCTTCCCCGCCGTCATGGTGTTCCTCCTCGTGTTCGCCTGGCTCATCGTCGTCCAGATGGCGATCCTCCTCGCGATCGAGCTCGTCCTCCCCAGCGGCTCTTTCACCCACCTCCTCCGCTCCGCCACGCGCGTCCCGGTCTGGTACCGCCGGGTGAGCCGGCTTTCCCAGATCCAGCGGATCCTCCTCCGGTACGGGCTCGCACGGTACATGCGTCCGCGGATCCCGACGCTGCGCGTGTCCACCCGCGAGATCGCGAAGACCACCGCGGAGGCGTTCGCCGCCGCCGGGGTGACCTTCGTCAAGCTCGGGCAGTTCGTCGCCACCCGCGCCGACATGGTGCCGCCGGAGTTCGTCGAGGAGTTCTCGAAGCTCCAGTCCGACGTCCCCGCCGTGCCCTTCGAGGACATCCGCGTCGAGCTCGAATCCGCGTGGGGGCGCCCCGTCCACGAGGTGTTCGCCGAGTTCGACACCGTGCCGCTCGCCGCCGCCTCGGTCGCCCAGGTTTACCGCGCGGTCGCCTTCGACGGCACCGAGGTCGTCGTCAAAGTCCAGCGCCCCAAGCTGCGCCGGCAGGTGCGAGCGGACTCCGACATCGTCATGACGCTCGCCGAACGGCTCGAGCGCACCGCCGGCTGGGCGCGCTCGATCGGGGTCACCGCGATCGCCCGCGGCTTCCTCGAGACCCTGGCCGAGGAGCTCGACTACCGCGGCGAGCTGCGGCAGACCATCGCCCTGCGGAACGCGACGTCTCACCTCGAGGACTCGGTCGTGCGGATCCCGCAGGTCTATCCCGAGCTCAGCGGTGAGCGGGTCATCGTCCTCGAACGGATCCGCGGGGTCCCGCTGGCCAAGGCCGGCCCCGTGCTCGAGGGCCTGTCGGACATCGCGCGGGCAGACATCGCCCGCGACCTCTTCCTCATGGTCGCCCGCCAGGTGCTCATCAAGGGGATCTTCCACGCCGACCTGCACGCCGGCAACATCATGATCGACACCTCGGGCCGGGCCGGGCTCATCGACTTCGGCAGCGTCGGCCGGATCGATCGCCGCGACCGGCGCGACATCACCCTGCTCCTCCTCGCCTTCGAGCACCAGAACTCCGAGGCCGCGATGAACGCCGTGCTGGACATCTTCGGCACTCCCGTGGGCATCGACCTGCGGTCGATGCAGCGCGACATCGGCCAGATCATGCTCCAGTTCGAGGGCGGCATGCCCGCCGGCTCCTCGGCGCTGTTCGGGGAGCTCCTCGAGTTCGTCATGGCGCAGGGCTTCGAGATGCCGTCCGCCGTCGCGAACGCCTTCCGCGCCATCAGCACCCTCGAGGGCAGCCTGCGGATCCTCGACCCGTCCATCGATCTCCTCGACATGGTCCGCGAGCACGCGGACGAGCTCATGCGCGAATCCCGCGACCTCGCGGAGTCGGCGGAGAACCTCACCCTCTACGTCGGGTCGACGCTGCCGGTGCTCGCCAGCCTGCCGGTCGAGCTCAGCCGGGTGGTCAAGCACCTCCAGGACGGCACGCTCGACATCGGCACGAGCGGTCTCAACATCGACCTCATCAAGAACCTCGTGCGCTCGACGGTCGACCAGTTCATCCAGGTCATCATCGCCACCGCCTTCATCCTCGGCGGCGTGATGATGATGACGGCGGACTTCGGGCCGCCGCTCGCCCCGGACCTGCGCCTGTTCACGTACTTCGGCGCGTGGGTGCTCCTCGTCGGATTCGTGCTCTCCGCGGTCGTCCTCGCCCCGGCGCTGCGCGAGCGCAGATTCAGATAG
- a CDS encoding SDR family oxidoreductase has product MTETPLVLVTGGSRGIGRHLAEGFAAAGHPVLLTATDRARAESAAAEIAAGTGGRVAGAPLDVADPDSVAALLDRVTALEAESGRRLRVLVNNAGVIESSEGPLWEADPADLVRVIETNTIGPLLVLHRFVPHLLEVARATGEPVRIIDLNSGSGAAGTPAYAAYSASKAALFRIADSVDHYGRDAGLRIFEMSPGVIESDMTHGMPIHAARTGDDWTSPAELVDLALALAAGGLDAWSGRYVRAGVDTPDALAARADALGEHTRRLHLDPRDA; this is encoded by the coding sequence ATGACGGAGACCCCGCTCGTCCTCGTCACCGGCGGCAGCCGCGGCATCGGCCGGCACCTCGCGGAGGGCTTCGCCGCGGCGGGCCACCCGGTGCTCCTCACCGCGACCGACCGAGCGCGCGCGGAGTCCGCGGCCGCGGAGATCGCGGCCGGAACCGGCGGCCGGGTCGCCGGCGCGCCGCTCGACGTCGCCGACCCCGACTCCGTCGCCGCGCTGCTCGACCGGGTGACCGCGCTCGAGGCCGAGAGCGGCCGGCGCCTCAGGGTGCTCGTCAACAACGCCGGCGTCATCGAGTCGAGCGAGGGCCCCCTGTGGGAGGCCGATCCGGCCGACCTCGTGCGCGTGATCGAGACGAACACCATCGGTCCGCTGCTCGTCCTCCACCGCTTCGTCCCGCACCTGCTCGAGGTCGCCCGCGCAACCGGCGAGCCGGTGCGGATCATCGACCTCAACTCCGGGTCCGGCGCCGCCGGCACCCCGGCCTATGCCGCGTACTCCGCGTCGAAGGCCGCGCTGTTCCGGATCGCCGACTCCGTCGACCACTACGGGCGGGACGCAGGCCTGCGGATCTTCGAGATGTCGCCCGGCGTCATCGAGTCGGACATGACCCACGGCATGCCGATTCACGCGGCGCGGACCGGCGACGACTGGACCTCCCCGGCGGAGCTCGTCGACCTCGCCCTCGCGCTCGCCGCGGGCGGCCTCGACGCGTGGTCGGGCCGGTACGTGCGCGCCGGCGTCGACACCCCGGACGCGCTCGCCGCCCGCGCGGACGCGCTGGGGGAGCACACCCGCCGACTCCACCTCGACCCCCGCGACGCCTGA
- the pheT gene encoding phenylalanine--tRNA ligase subunit beta, with protein MRVPLEWLSDYVDTSVVDDPHVLAADLAGIGLEEEDFFGPAVTGPLVVARVLELTKEEHSNGKTINWCQVDTGEGEPRGIVCGAHNFAAGDLVVAALPGAVLPGDFRIAARKTYGHVSDGMICSQRELGLGDDHDGIIVLTDLGLDGEPGDDAIALLGLDRVTLDVNVTPDRGYQLSMRGIAREYAMLKGQTFEDPARIATAAPTADGFEVVLADDGPIHGMPGCSRFTALIVRDLDPTRPTPFWMRRRLLEAGMRPISLAVDVTNYVMLELGQPIHAYDLDLLGQRIVVRRARAGETLTTLDDVTRKLDAEDLLITDETDGTSRIIGLAGVMGGAELEVTDATRAVLIEAAHFDQVSIARTARRHRLPSEAARRFERGVDPALGPAAARRVADLLVELGGGTLDPATTVVGEEPAPRVLELPLDLAERTVGVAYSAAETAGLLEAIGAAVEVSGDTARVTVPTWRGDLTSPIDLVEEIARAGSYDRIPSVLPQAPGGRGLSAAQRARRRISNLLAGLGYTEVLTYPFTSEKRSDELLLPEDDERRGGVRLVNPMADDQPLMRTHLLATLVDAVSRNLGRGFKDVAVFEAGLVTLPTGGSATGLRFDPGYHPSADELAAIRESVPQQPYHYAGVVAGRAELAGTWGAGRPVEAADVIDTVRRILAALGLDAAVRAARRAPFHPGRCAEFVLADGSVLGHAGELHPKVLENLGLPRRSVAFEIDLDALLRQEDERAWTGVLSSYPVSRQDVALVVDDAIPAAEVAAALRAGAGAELETLEVFDVYSGDQVPEGRKSIAFRMTFRAADRTLTADEASALREAATAVAAERTGAEVRS; from the coding sequence ATGCGCGTCCCGCTCGAATGGCTCTCCGACTATGTCGACACCTCCGTCGTCGACGATCCGCACGTCCTCGCCGCGGACCTCGCCGGCATCGGGCTCGAGGAGGAGGACTTCTTCGGCCCCGCAGTGACCGGGCCGCTCGTCGTCGCCCGGGTGCTCGAGCTGACGAAGGAGGAGCACTCCAACGGCAAGACGATCAACTGGTGCCAGGTCGACACCGGTGAGGGCGAGCCCCGCGGAATCGTGTGCGGCGCCCACAACTTCGCTGCCGGCGACCTCGTCGTCGCGGCGCTGCCCGGGGCGGTGCTGCCCGGCGATTTCCGGATCGCCGCCCGGAAGACGTACGGCCACGTGTCCGACGGCATGATCTGCTCGCAGCGCGAGCTCGGCCTCGGCGACGACCACGACGGCATCATCGTGCTCACCGACCTCGGCCTCGACGGCGAACCGGGCGACGACGCGATCGCCCTGCTCGGACTCGACCGGGTGACCCTCGACGTCAACGTCACCCCCGACCGCGGCTACCAGCTCTCGATGCGCGGCATCGCCCGGGAGTACGCGATGCTCAAGGGCCAGACCTTCGAGGATCCGGCCCGGATCGCCACCGCGGCGCCCACCGCGGACGGCTTCGAGGTCGTGCTCGCCGACGACGGCCCGATCCACGGGATGCCGGGCTGCTCGCGCTTCACCGCGCTCATCGTCCGCGATCTCGACCCCACGCGGCCCACCCCGTTCTGGATGCGCCGCCGGCTCCTGGAGGCCGGGATGCGCCCGATCTCGCTCGCCGTCGACGTGACGAACTACGTCATGCTCGAGCTCGGGCAGCCGATCCATGCCTACGACCTCGACCTGCTCGGGCAGCGCATCGTCGTGCGCCGGGCACGGGCGGGGGAGACGCTCACGACGCTCGACGACGTCACCCGGAAGCTCGACGCCGAGGACCTCCTCATCACCGACGAGACCGACGGGACGAGCCGGATCATCGGCCTCGCCGGCGTCATGGGCGGTGCGGAGCTCGAGGTCACCGACGCGACCCGGGCCGTGCTCATCGAGGCCGCCCACTTCGATCAGGTGTCGATCGCGCGCACCGCGCGGCGCCACCGGCTCCCGAGCGAGGCCGCCCGCCGCTTCGAGCGCGGCGTCGACCCCGCCCTCGGCCCTGCGGCCGCCCGCCGCGTCGCCGACCTCCTCGTCGAGCTCGGCGGCGGTACCCTCGACCCGGCGACGACCGTCGTCGGCGAGGAGCCCGCACCCCGGGTCCTCGAGCTCCCTCTCGACCTCGCCGAGCGCACCGTCGGCGTCGCGTACTCCGCGGCGGAGACCGCCGGGCTGCTCGAGGCGATCGGCGCCGCGGTCGAGGTCTCCGGCGACACCGCCCGCGTCACCGTGCCGACGTGGCGCGGCGACCTCACGTCTCCCATCGACCTCGTCGAGGAGATCGCGCGGGCCGGCAGCTACGACCGCATCCCCTCGGTGCTGCCGCAGGCGCCCGGCGGGCGCGGCCTCAGCGCGGCGCAGCGCGCCCGGCGGCGGATCTCGAACCTGCTCGCCGGGCTCGGCTACACCGAGGTGCTCACCTATCCGTTCACCTCGGAGAAGCGCAGCGACGAGCTGCTCCTGCCGGAGGACGACGAGCGGCGCGGAGGCGTGCGGCTCGTCAACCCGATGGCCGACGACCAGCCGCTCATGCGCACCCATCTGCTCGCCACGCTCGTCGACGCGGTGTCGCGCAACCTCGGCCGCGGGTTCAAGGACGTCGCGGTGTTCGAGGCCGGCCTCGTCACCCTGCCGACCGGCGGATCCGCGACCGGTCTGCGGTTCGACCCCGGGTACCACCCGAGCGCCGACGAGCTCGCCGCGATCCGCGAGTCCGTCCCGCAGCAGCCGTACCACTACGCCGGGGTCGTCGCCGGTCGCGCCGAGCTCGCGGGCACGTGGGGTGCGGGGCGCCCGGTCGAAGCCGCCGACGTCATCGACACCGTGCGCCGGATCCTCGCCGCCCTCGGACTCGACGCCGCGGTGCGCGCCGCCCGCCGGGCGCCGTTCCATCCGGGACGGTGCGCGGAGTTCGTCCTCGCCGACGGATCCGTGCTCGGCCACGCCGGCGAGCTCCACCCCAAGGTCCTCGAGAACCTCGGGCTGCCGCGCCGCTCCGTCGCCTTCGAGATCGACCTCGACGCCCTGCTCCGCCAGGAGGACGAGCGCGCGTGGACCGGTGTGCTGTCCTCGTACCCGGTGTCCCGGCAGGACGTCGCGCTCGTCGTCGACGACGCGATCCCGGCCGCCGAGGTCGCCGCGGCCCTGCGCGCCGGCGCCGGCGCGGAGCTCGAGACACTCGAGGTGTTCGACGTCTACTCCGGCGACCAGGTGCCCGAGGGGCGGAAGTCGATCGCGTTCCGGATGACCTTCCGCGCCGCGGATCGCACGCTCACCGCGGACGAGGCCTCCGCCCTGCGCGAGGCGGCGACCGCCGTCGCGGCCGAGCGCACGGGCGCGGAGGTGAGGAGCTGA
- the pheS gene encoding phenylalanine--tRNA ligase subunit alpha, whose amino-acid sequence MTAHLDPRDETAVAAAVDAALAAFAAADSLDALKTVKIDHMGDRSPLALANREIGKLDKSEKAQAGKLVGQSRGRIKQAHDARLAELEEQREAEVLVAETIDVTLPSARRAAGARHPLQLLQERVADHFVAHGWEVAEGPEVEAEWLNFDSLNFGPDHPARQMQDTFFVDPEAAALVLRTHTSPVQSRSLLERGVPLYVVCPGKVFRTDELDATHTPVFHQIEGIAIDRGLTMAHLKGTLDEFARAMFGPESHTRLRPSFFPFTEPSAEMDFWFPNKVGGPGWIEWGGCGMVHPNVLRAAGIDPDEYRGFAFGMGIERTLMLQEGINDMHDMVEGDLRFSARFGVNA is encoded by the coding sequence ATGACAGCGCACCTCGATCCGCGCGACGAGACCGCGGTCGCCGCAGCCGTCGACGCGGCGCTCGCCGCATTCGCCGCCGCCGACTCCCTCGACGCGCTCAAGACCGTCAAGATCGACCACATGGGCGATCGCTCCCCGCTCGCGCTGGCGAACCGGGAGATCGGGAAGCTCGACAAGTCCGAGAAGGCGCAGGCGGGCAAGCTCGTCGGCCAGTCCCGCGGCCGCATCAAGCAGGCGCACGACGCCCGGCTGGCCGAGCTCGAGGAGCAGCGCGAGGCCGAGGTCCTCGTCGCCGAGACCATCGACGTCACCCTGCCCTCGGCGCGCCGCGCCGCCGGCGCCCGCCACCCGCTCCAGCTCCTCCAGGAGCGCGTCGCCGACCACTTCGTCGCGCACGGCTGGGAGGTCGCCGAAGGCCCCGAGGTCGAGGCCGAGTGGCTCAACTTCGACTCCCTCAACTTCGGTCCCGACCACCCCGCGCGGCAGATGCAGGACACGTTCTTCGTCGACCCGGAGGCCGCCGCGCTCGTGCTGCGCACGCACACCTCGCCGGTCCAGTCGCGCTCGCTCCTCGAGCGCGGGGTGCCGCTCTACGTCGTGTGCCCGGGCAAGGTCTTCCGCACCGATGAGCTCGACGCGACCCACACCCCGGTCTTCCATCAGATCGAGGGCATCGCGATCGACCGCGGGCTCACCATGGCCCACCTCAAGGGCACGCTCGACGAGTTCGCCCGCGCGATGTTCGGCCCCGAGTCCCATACCCGGCTGCGCCCGAGCTTCTTCCCGTTCACCGAGCCGAGCGCGGAGATGGACTTCTGGTTCCCCAACAAGGTCGGGGGACCGGGCTGGATCGAGTGGGGCGGTTGCGGCATGGTGCACCCCAATGTGCTCCGCGCCGCCGGGATCGACCCCGACGAGTACCGGGGATTCGCGTTCGGCATGGGCATCGAGCGCACGCTCATGCTCCAGGAAGGGATCAACGACATGCACGACATGGTCGAGGGCGACCTCCGCTTCTCCGCACGGTTCGGGGTGAACGCCTGA